One region of Triticum aestivum cultivar Chinese Spring chromosome 6B, IWGSC CS RefSeq v2.1, whole genome shotgun sequence genomic DNA includes:
- the LOC123133313 gene encoding probable protein phosphatase 2C 21 — MGQGPSVSHENSTIEYAAGSRKGSNSKVENAHRTILDLDGSSSTSFFGVYDGHGGADVALYCANNFHRVLVNDGDYKDNLDVALKRAFTRMDEQMDQNDDWRTLANPPGFGVKLLCFPSTPPLVQGPPYVEGSTACVVLIRGNQIIIGNVGDSCCVLSRDDGRQAIVLSTKHTPEDKDERSSIENAGGQILSVGGADLVNGILPWTRAIGSFRFKPPSAGHIVTCTPDIHIEDITHDTEYLLVANRAFWDTTPISSEMAVQYVRQLSGTYSVASMCDRLLNLCRSPVDNLTLILVYFKPSARLPRPAPPAPTNLSVSELHVRSSD; from the exons CATCGCACTATCCTTGACTTAGATGGCTCCAGCTCCACATCATTCTTTGGTGTTTATGATGGCCATGGAG GAGCTGATGTAGCATTGTATTGCGCTAATAACTTCCATAGAGTGCTGGTAAACGATGGAGATTATAAGGATAATTTGGATGTGGCACTGAAGCGTGCGTTTACCAG AATGGATGAGCAAATGGACCAAAATGATGACTGGAGGACATTGGCTAATCCTCCTGGTTTTGGTGTCAAATTGCTATGTTTTCCGAGCACTCCCCCTCTTGTCCAG GGACCTCCATACGTGGAAGGGAGCACGGCATGCGTGGTTCTCATTAGAGGAAACCAGATCATTATTGGGAATGTCGGCGACTCTTGTTGTGTACTCTCAAGGGATGATGGTCGGCAG GCAATTGTCTTGTCGACCAAGCACACGCCAGAAGATAAGGATGAAAGAAGCAGCATCGAAAATGCTGGAGGGCAAATACTCAGCGTTGGTGGTGCCGATCTTGTAAATGGGATACTTCCCTGGACTAGAGCTATTG GTAGCTTTCGTTTCAAGCCACCTTCTGCAGGACATATTGTGACATGCACTCCGGACATTCACATT GAGGATATCACACATGATACTGAGTATCTCCTTGTAGCAAATCGTGCATTCTG GGATACTACTCCTATCTCCAGTGAGATGGCTGTCCAGTATGTGAGGCAGTTATCC GGGACCTATAGTGTTGCTAGCATGTGCGATAGGCTTCTGAACCTTTGCCGCAGTCCGGTGGACAACTTGACGCTGATACTGGTTTACTTCAAGCCGAGTGCCAGGCTCCCACGTCCGGCCCCGCCTGCTCCCACCAACTTGTCCGTGAGCGAGCTGCACGTAAGGAGCTCTGATTGA